Proteins encoded by one window of Chaetodon trifascialis isolate fChaTrf1 chromosome 15, fChaTrf1.hap1, whole genome shotgun sequence:
- the ppp1r35 gene encoding protein phosphatase 1 regulatory subunit 35 isoform X4: MRRSSSFSPPPSPHPIPLPLSSSSSSLTCCPELDLSVTLSPGSKTGHAHMKKNQQRNQPGLKPHPRGQTGRKQTTQVCSEKPLVITGTPEPDIRAQRRNRRHHHDPRQGVVHPAATINQGPDCLERVDLNTTLALKAELQSLQGLEFNSQKAIQETLQRSERTKNLINTRATEVVNVSRSQPLFTSLISINVQEDQLISQVLQERLLLASTPCSHANKALDSPSLLFFMTSDLLRQKPFPPEEVPVNIKPRPLTHNIHSTFDLYRQQRRYEATP, translated from the exons ATGAGAAgatcttcctccttctctcctcccccaTCTCCTCACCCcatccccctccccctctcctcctcttcctcctctctgacttgCTGTCCTGAACTTGACCTGTCCGTCACACTCAGCCCTGGCTCCAAGACCGGCCAtgcacacatgaagaagaatCAGCAGCGTAACCAGCCAGGACTGAAGCCCCACCCccgaggacagacaggaagaaagcaGACCACACAG GTGTGTTCTGAAAAACCATTGGTCATCACGGGAACACCGGAACCTGACatcagagctcagaggaggaacagaagacATCACCATG ACCCCAGACAGGGGGTAGTGCATCCTGCTGCAACAATCAATCAAGGTCCAGACTGCCTGGAGAGGGTGGACCTAAACACCACTCTGGCTCTAAAGGCAGAGCTTCAGTCACTGCAG GGGCTGGAATTTAACTCCCAGAAGGCCATTCAGGAGACTCTACAGAGGTCTGAGAGGACCAAAAACCTGATTAACACCAGAGCTACTgaag tagTGAATGTGTCTCGCTCTCAGCCCCTCTTCACCTCACTGATCAGCATCAACGTGCAGGAGGATCAGCTCATCAGCCAGGTGCTGCAAGAGAGACTGCTGCTGGCCTCAACCCCCTGCAGCCATGCAAACAAGGCATTAGATagcccctccctcctcttcttcatgacctctgacctcctaAGACAGAAGCCTTTCCCACCAGAGGAAGTGCCAGTAAACATCAAGCCCCGCCCATTAACACACAACATCCACTCAACCTTTGATCTCTATAGACAACAGAGACGCTATGAGGCCACCCCATGA
- the ppp1r35 gene encoding protein phosphatase 1 regulatory subunit 35 isoform X2: protein MLIRMRRSSSFSPPPSPHPIPLPLSSSSSSLTCCPELDLSVTLSPGSKTGHAHMKKNQQRNQPGLKPHPRGQTGRKQTTQVCSEKPLVITGTPEPDIRAQRRNRRHHHDPRQGVVHPAATINQGPDCLERVDLNTTLALKAELQSLQGLEFNSQKAIQETLQRSERTKNLINTRATEVVNVSRSQPLFTSLISINVQEDQLISQVLQERLLLASTPCSHANKALDSPSLLFFMTSDLLRQKPFPPEEVPVNIKPRPLTHNIHSTFDLYRQQRRYEATP from the exons GATGAGAAgatcttcctccttctctcctcccccaTCTCCTCACCCcatccccctccccctctcctcctcttcctcctctctgacttgCTGTCCTGAACTTGACCTGTCCGTCACACTCAGCCCTGGCTCCAAGACCGGCCAtgcacacatgaagaagaatCAGCAGCGTAACCAGCCAGGACTGAAGCCCCACCCccgaggacagacaggaagaaagcaGACCACACAG GTGTGTTCTGAAAAACCATTGGTCATCACGGGAACACCGGAACCTGACatcagagctcagaggaggaacagaagacATCACCATG ACCCCAGACAGGGGGTAGTGCATCCTGCTGCAACAATCAATCAAGGTCCAGACTGCCTGGAGAGGGTGGACCTAAACACCACTCTGGCTCTAAAGGCAGAGCTTCAGTCACTGCAG GGGCTGGAATTTAACTCCCAGAAGGCCATTCAGGAGACTCTACAGAGGTCTGAGAGGACCAAAAACCTGATTAACACCAGAGCTACTgaag tagTGAATGTGTCTCGCTCTCAGCCCCTCTTCACCTCACTGATCAGCATCAACGTGCAGGAGGATCAGCTCATCAGCCAGGTGCTGCAAGAGAGACTGCTGCTGGCCTCAACCCCCTGCAGCCATGCAAACAAGGCATTAGATagcccctccctcctcttcttcatgacctctgacctcctaAGACAGAAGCCTTTCCCACCAGAGGAAGTGCCAGTAAACATCAAGCCCCGCCCATTAACACACAACATCCACTCAACCTTTGATCTCTATAGACAACAGAGACGCTATGAGGCCACCCCATGA
- the ppp1r35 gene encoding protein phosphatase 1 regulatory subunit 35 isoform X3: MMRRSSSFSPPPSPHPIPLPLSSSSSSLTCCPELDLSVTLSPGSKTGHAHMKKNQQRNQPGLKPHPRGQTGRKQTTQVCSEKPLVITGTPEPDIRAQRRNRRHHHDPRQGVVHPAATINQGPDCLERVDLNTTLALKAELQSLQGLEFNSQKAIQETLQRSERTKNLINTRATEVVNVSRSQPLFTSLISINVQEDQLISQVLQERLLLASTPCSHANKALDSPSLLFFMTSDLLRQKPFPPEEVPVNIKPRPLTHNIHSTFDLYRQQRRYEATP; the protein is encoded by the exons AT GATGAGAAgatcttcctccttctctcctcccccaTCTCCTCACCCcatccccctccccctctcctcctcttcctcctctctgacttgCTGTCCTGAACTTGACCTGTCCGTCACACTCAGCCCTGGCTCCAAGACCGGCCAtgcacacatgaagaagaatCAGCAGCGTAACCAGCCAGGACTGAAGCCCCACCCccgaggacagacaggaagaaagcaGACCACACAG GTGTGTTCTGAAAAACCATTGGTCATCACGGGAACACCGGAACCTGACatcagagctcagaggaggaacagaagacATCACCATG ACCCCAGACAGGGGGTAGTGCATCCTGCTGCAACAATCAATCAAGGTCCAGACTGCCTGGAGAGGGTGGACCTAAACACCACTCTGGCTCTAAAGGCAGAGCTTCAGTCACTGCAG GGGCTGGAATTTAACTCCCAGAAGGCCATTCAGGAGACTCTACAGAGGTCTGAGAGGACCAAAAACCTGATTAACACCAGAGCTACTgaag tagTGAATGTGTCTCGCTCTCAGCCCCTCTTCACCTCACTGATCAGCATCAACGTGCAGGAGGATCAGCTCATCAGCCAGGTGCTGCAAGAGAGACTGCTGCTGGCCTCAACCCCCTGCAGCCATGCAAACAAGGCATTAGATagcccctccctcctcttcttcatgacctctgacctcctaAGACAGAAGCCTTTCCCACCAGAGGAAGTGCCAGTAAACATCAAGCCCCGCCCATTAACACACAACATCCACTCAACCTTTGATCTCTATAGACAACAGAGACGCTATGAGGCCACCCCATGA